One part of the Chryseobacterium mulctrae genome encodes these proteins:
- a CDS encoding zinc metalloprotease: protein MKKYLPFLAILMIAQVEGQRFCGTDQKMKEFFANNPDALAKKQDLRNYLTTKNTTAKNTQTVVTIPVVVHVVYKNATQNISDAQIASQIAVLNADFRKLNTDYNSVVPDAFKPFGADMELVFCLATVKSDGTTTTGIERKSVASNFNFPNNYYQPSGLVAWDPTKYLNIWVGDMPNPYLGWAYLPDAAGLAFDGLA from the coding sequence ATGAAAAAATATCTACCATTTCTTGCAATCCTGATGATTGCACAGGTTGAGGGACAGAGATTTTGTGGAACTGATCAAAAAATGAAAGAGTTTTTTGCAAATAACCCGGATGCGTTAGCAAAAAAACAGGATTTAAGGAATTATTTAACAACTAAAAATACAACTGCTAAAAATACGCAAACAGTTGTAACTATTCCTGTTGTAGTACATGTTGTGTATAAAAACGCGACTCAAAACATTTCTGATGCTCAAATTGCCTCGCAGATTGCGGTACTTAATGCAGATTTTAGAAAATTAAATACAGATTATAATTCTGTTGTTCCTGATGCATTTAAGCCTTTTGGCGCTGATATGGAACTTGTTTTCTGTTTAGCAACAGTGAAAAGTGACGGAACTACTACTACAGGTATAGAAAGAAAATCTGTAGCTTCAAACTTTAATTTTCCAAATAATTATTATCAACCTTCAGGACTTGTGGCTTGGGATCCTACAAAATATTTGAATATTTGGGTAGGAGATATGCCAAATCCATATTTAGGATGGGCTTATCTACCGGATGCAGCGGGATTGGCTTTTGATGGATTAGCTTAG
- a CDS encoding zinc-dependent metalloprotease, whose product MSLGYKYFGTTGAAEYPYNGGRTATHEIGHYFGLLHPWGEDDSLCGTPDNDDGCADTPAIDYPHGGGNVFPDNSNMCTPTANGAMFMNFMDYVTDTEMALFTNDQKTIKSNTMSGPRASLLNSNACSFLSVNEVEKANSINLFPNPTTQYISIASPLAKINEIEIFNAEGRLVKKAFIKNETDKIDVKDFAAGVYYVRTYNDKNFIKSMKFIKK is encoded by the coding sequence ATTAGCTTAGGTTATAAATATTTTGGTACAACTGGCGCTGCTGAATATCCTTATAACGGTGGTAGAACTGCTACCCATGAAATCGGTCATTATTTCGGACTTTTACATCCTTGGGGAGAAGATGACAGTCTTTGTGGAACACCGGATAACGATGACGGATGTGCAGATACACCTGCTATTGATTATCCTCACGGAGGAGGGAATGTTTTCCCAGATAATTCTAATATGTGTACTCCAACAGCAAATGGAGCAATGTTTATGAATTTTATGGATTATGTAACAGATACAGAAATGGCACTTTTCACAAACGATCAGAAAACAATTAAATCAAATACTATGTCTGGACCTAGAGCAAGTCTTTTAAACTCTAATGCATGTAGCTTTTTGTCAGTTAATGAAGTTGAAAAGGCAAATTCAATAAATTTATTCCCAAATCCAACAACACAGTATATTTCGATAGCATCACCATTAGCGAAGATTAATGAGATAGAGATATTTAATGCTGAAGGAAGATTGGTTAAAAAAGCTTTTATTAAAAATGAAACAGACAAAATTGATGTGAAAGATTTTGCTGCCGGAGTTTATTATGTAAGAACTTATAATGATAAAAACTTCATCAAGTCTATGAAATTTATCAAAAAATAA
- the dnaK gene encoding molecular chaperone DnaK, whose amino-acid sequence MSKIIGIDLGTTNSCVAVMEGKDPVVIPNAEGKRTTPSIVAFTQDGERKVGDPAKRQAVTNPKNTVYSIKRFIGTHFKDDASEVSRVPYQVVAGPNDTVKVKIDDREYTPQEISAMILQKMKKTAEDYLGQEVTRAVITVPAYFNDAQRQATKEAGEIAGLKVERIINEPTAAALAYGLDKNHKDQKIAVYDLGGGTFDISILDLGDGVFEVLSTNGDTHLGGDDFDDVIINWLAEEFKSQEGVDLKSDAIALQRLKEAAEKAKIELSSSPQTEINLPYITATATGPKHLVVTLTKAKFEQLSADLVKRSMDPVKKALSDAGLSTSDIDEVILVGGSTRIPIIQEEVEKFFGKKPSKGVNPDEVVALGAAIQGGVLTGDVKDVLLLDVTPLSLGIETMGSVFTKLIDANTTIPTKKSEVFSTASDNQPAVSIRVGQGERPMFNDNKEIGKFDLTDIPPAPRGVPQIEVTFDIDANGILSVSAKDKGTGKEQSIKIQASSGLSEEEIERMKKEAQENSAADAKKKEEVEIFNKADGLIFQTEKQLKEFGDKLSADKKAAIESAHDALKAAYEAKNADDIKAKTEALDAAWTAASEEMYAAGQQAQGNPGADANAGNAGGADDVQDADFEEVK is encoded by the coding sequence ATGAGTAAAATTATCGGAATTGACTTAGGTACAACCAACTCTTGCGTTGCAGTAATGGAGGGTAAAGACCCTGTTGTTATCCCTAACGCAGAAGGAAAAAGAACAACACCGTCTATTGTAGCTTTTACACAGGATGGTGAGAGAAAAGTAGGTGACCCTGCAAAAAGACAGGCTGTTACCAACCCAAAAAATACAGTATATTCTATCAAAAGATTCATTGGTACACACTTCAAAGATGATGCGTCTGAGGTTTCCAGAGTGCCTTACCAGGTTGTAGCTGGTCCCAATGATACAGTGAAAGTAAAAATTGATGATAGAGAATATACACCACAGGAGATCTCAGCAATGATTCTTCAGAAAATGAAAAAAACGGCTGAAGATTATCTTGGTCAGGAAGTTACAAGAGCGGTAATTACTGTTCCGGCTTACTTTAACGATGCACAAAGACAAGCGACTAAAGAAGCTGGTGAAATTGCAGGTCTTAAAGTAGAAAGAATTATTAACGAGCCAACTGCTGCAGCTCTTGCTTATGGTCTTGATAAAAACCATAAAGATCAAAAAATTGCAGTTTATGACCTTGGTGGTGGTACTTTTGATATCTCTATCCTGGATCTTGGTGATGGTGTTTTCGAAGTATTGTCAACTAACGGTGATACGCACCTTGGTGGTGATGACTTTGATGATGTGATTATCAACTGGTTGGCAGAAGAATTCAAATCTCAGGAAGGTGTAGATCTTAAGTCTGATGCGATTGCATTGCAAAGATTGAAAGAAGCTGCTGAAAAAGCAAAAATTGAATTATCTTCTTCTCCACAAACAGAGATCAACTTGCCATATATCACGGCTACAGCTACAGGTCCTAAACACTTAGTTGTAACATTGACAAAAGCCAAATTCGAGCAATTGTCTGCTGACTTGGTAAAAAGATCTATGGATCCTGTGAAAAAAGCATTGTCTGATGCAGGTCTTTCAACATCTGATATTGATGAAGTAATCTTGGTGGGTGGTTCTACAAGAATCCCAATCATCCAGGAAGAAGTAGAAAAATTCTTCGGTAAAAAACCTTCAAAAGGTGTGAATCCTGATGAGGTTGTAGCCTTGGGTGCAGCGATCCAGGGTGGTGTATTGACAGGTGATGTAAAAGATGTACTTTTATTAGACGTTACACCGCTTTCCCTTGGTATCGAAACAATGGGTTCTGTTTTCACTAAATTAATTGATGCGAACACAACTATCCCAACCAAAAAATCCGAAGTGTTCTCTACAGCGTCTGACAACCAGCCAGCTGTAAGTATCAGAGTAGGACAAGGTGAGAGACCAATGTTCAATGATAACAAAGAAATTGGTAAATTTGATTTAACAGATATTCCGCCAGCACCAAGAGGTGTTCCTCAGATCGAAGTAACATTTGATATTGATGCCAATGGTATCCTGAGTGTTTCTGCAAAAGATAAAGGAACCGGTAAAGAGCAATCTATCAAAATCCAGGCTTCATCTGGTCTTTCTGAAGAAGAAATCGAAAGAATGAAAAAAGAAGCTCAGGAAAACTCTGCAGCCGATGCTAAGAAAAAAGAAGAAGTAGAAATCTTCAACAAAGCAGACGGATTGATCTTCCAAACAGAGAAACAACTGAAAGAGTTTGGTGATAAGTTATCTGCTGATAAAAAAGCAGCGATTGAATCTGCTCATGATGCGCTTAAAGCAGCTTATGAAGCTAAAAATGCTGATGATATCAAAGCTAAGACAGAAGCCTTGGATGCAGCTTGGACTGCCGCTTCAGAAGAGATGTATGCAGCAGGACAGCAAGCTCAGGGTAATCCTGGAGCCGATGCTAATGCAGGTAATGCAGGCGGAGCTGATGATGTTCAGGATGCAGACTTCGAAGAAGTCAAGTAA
- a CDS encoding helix-turn-helix domain-containing protein, with protein sequence MEKEIEAKKTLLENSVSKIAELQTRPYISVSEAEMLFGISKNTIHRLIKNKKIPSINLGERLTRVSKVDIEKMFTTVEIPDKSKEKPEKPNFEVGNCYTISEISSKFHADPGTVTNLIKRNKIPTKKVGSFVYVPKNLIDKIFAGK encoded by the coding sequence TTGGAAAAAGAAATCGAGGCAAAAAAAACACTGTTAGAAAACTCAGTTTCTAAAATTGCTGAATTGCAAACACGACCTTATATATCTGTGAGCGAAGCGGAAATGCTTTTTGGAATTTCAAAAAATACGATTCATAGATTAATTAAAAATAAAAAAATACCTTCAATCAATTTAGGAGAGCGACTTACTCGTGTAAGCAAAGTAGATATAGAAAAAATGTTTACAACAGTTGAAATACCAGATAAATCTAAAGAAAAACCTGAGAAACCCAATTTCGAAGTTGGTAATTGCTATACAATTTCCGAAATTAGTTCAAAATTCCATGCTGATCCAGGAACCGTAACAAACCTAATTAAAAGAAACAAAATTCCGACAAAGAAAGTTGGAAGTTTCGTGTATGTGCCTAAAAATTTAATTGATAAAATTTTTGCAGGAAAATGA
- a CDS encoding site-specific integrase, with protein MKELLKTKVTVRLRKSEFRKEWFIYLESYPVMVPGKDKVQRIREYLNRSITTVDFDKKRPARTTQESISFKPKRDDNGIIVCKSENDRETMLYADSMRKLRQREYDNIELYSELDKIQVEQKEKSQENFVRYFDLLVNKRHKNNSESIQVNWYRSIEFLKDFGGEKIMFSQINTKFCENFKSYLLTAKSGSNKQEIISQNTASTYFSVFKAALKQAFIDGYFTTDISAKIKSIPHEESRREYLTLEELNTLVETPCELDVLKRAALFSALTGLRHSDIQKLTWNEINIENDQTRINFTQKKTKGVEYMPISKQALQLCGAAGLPTDLVFKNLTNPAWISRPLKKWIESAGITKKITFHNFRHTFATLQLSSGTDIYTVSKMLGHTNVKTTQVYAKVVDEKKNKASTAIQLKNL; from the coding sequence ATGAAAGAGTTGTTAAAAACCAAAGTTACAGTAAGATTAAGAAAATCTGAGTTCCGAAAAGAATGGTTTATTTATTTGGAAAGTTATCCTGTGATGGTTCCAGGTAAAGATAAAGTTCAAAGAATCCGGGAATATTTGAACCGAAGTATCACAACCGTAGATTTTGATAAGAAAAGGCCTGCAAGAACAACCCAAGAATCCATTTCATTTAAACCTAAAAGAGATGACAATGGTATTATCGTTTGCAAAAGCGAAAATGATCGGGAAACAATGTTGTATGCAGATTCTATGCGTAAATTACGTCAGAGAGAATATGATAATATAGAACTTTACAGCGAACTCGACAAAATTCAAGTAGAACAGAAAGAAAAATCGCAGGAAAATTTTGTGAGATATTTTGATTTGTTGGTTAATAAACGACATAAAAACAATTCCGAATCTATTCAAGTAAATTGGTATCGCTCCATAGAATTTCTAAAAGATTTTGGAGGTGAAAAAATTATGTTTTCGCAGATCAACACAAAATTCTGTGAAAATTTTAAATCATATTTGTTAACTGCGAAAAGTGGTAGCAATAAGCAAGAGATTATTTCTCAAAATACAGCTTCAACTTATTTTTCTGTTTTCAAAGCTGCATTAAAACAAGCTTTTATTGATGGATATTTTACAACAGATATTTCGGCTAAAATAAAATCAATTCCACACGAAGAATCGAGAAGAGAATATTTGACGCTAGAGGAACTCAATACTTTGGTTGAAACACCTTGCGAACTTGATGTTTTAAAACGAGCAGCGCTATTTTCGGCATTGACAGGTTTGCGACATTCCGATATTCAAAAATTGACGTGGAATGAAATCAATATTGAAAACGATCAAACCAGAATAAATTTTACTCAAAAAAAGACAAAAGGCGTAGAATATATGCCGATTTCTAAACAAGCATTACAACTTTGTGGTGCAGCAGGTCTTCCAACTGATTTGGTTTTTAAAAATCTGACTAATCCGGCGTGGATTTCCCGACCACTTAAGAAATGGATTGAAAGTGCTGGAATTACTAAAAAAATAACTTTTCATAATTTTAGACACACTTTTGCAACACTTCAACTTTCGAGTGGAACTGATATTTACACAGTGAGTAAAATGCTCGGTCATACGAATGTAAAAACTACACAGGTTTACGCAAAAGTTGTTGATGAAAAGAAAAATAAAGCTTCGACTGCTATTCAACTAAAAAACTTATAA
- a CDS encoding DUF2214 family protein, with product MHFKYFEYIVIYLSVLLVCVIGGALARISFLGKGGDEYTANIVFWSITALSILFYALIILFLDGIIVLFRKIFPKKSSSENSTEDLIPSENPENGGERQKQIIAENTPIYLVENSEENVVNQTTESVNLESIRKTQLQQKQQNESVKLQIALDYSRNQFALYVTDEDLDALCNAVSLYSKNEKIPNDISVHTKELSNLDLYHFGWNIWNYFRPIKQEEISKLLKTVFVSLDDIDLDSIKAHLKDEPKKGIITIQENLAD from the coding sequence ATGCACTTTAAATATTTTGAATATATTGTCATCTACCTTTCCGTTCTATTAGTATGTGTAATAGGGGGAGCGTTAGCAAGAATTTCTTTTCTTGGAAAAGGTGGCGACGAATATACCGCAAATATTGTATTTTGGTCAATCACAGCATTAAGTATATTATTTTATGCACTTATTATCTTATTTCTCGATGGTATAATTGTCTTATTCAGAAAGATTTTCCCTAAAAAAAGCAGTTCCGAAAATTCTACTGAAGATTTGATTCCATCTGAAAATCCTGAGAATGGAGGGGAGAGGCAAAAACAAATAATTGCTGAAAATACACCAATCTATTTAGTCGAAAATTCGGAGGAAAACGTTGTGAATCAAACTACAGAATCCGTGAATCTGGAATCTATAAGAAAAACTCAACTCCAGCAAAAGCAACAGAATGAAAGTGTAAAACTACAAATCGCTCTGGATTATAGTCGGAATCAATTTGCATTATATGTAACAGATGAAGATCTTGATGCACTTTGTAATGCCGTAAGTTTATATTCAAAAAATGAAAAGATTCCTAACGATATTTCTGTCCACACAAAAGAATTAAGTAATCTAGACCTTTATCATTTCGGTTGGAATATTTGGAATTATTTCAGACCAATAAAACAGGAAGAAATTTCAAAATTATTAAAAACTGTATTTGTTTCGCTTGACGATATTGATTTAGATAGTATCAAGGCACATTTGAAAGATGAACCTAAAAAAGGTATTATCACAATTCAAGAAAACTTGGCAGACTAA
- a CDS encoding helix-turn-helix domain-containing protein: MDSNEISFENLPRAVAHLANEIAEIKFLVERKETTTIPPKRIPIDIEAACELIGKAKPTVYTLVRTRKIPCYKNGKKLYFFEDELLEWISQGKKKTLQEIQSEADANFKKNFRKSNGEFNQNSQR; the protein is encoded by the coding sequence ATGGACAGCAATGAAATTTCATTCGAAAACCTGCCGAGAGCAGTGGCACATTTGGCTAACGAAATAGCCGAAATTAAATTTCTTGTAGAAAGAAAAGAAACAACTACAATTCCTCCAAAAAGAATTCCAATCGACATTGAAGCTGCTTGCGAATTAATTGGAAAAGCTAAACCAACGGTTTACACTTTAGTAAGAACTCGAAAAATTCCGTGTTACAAAAATGGTAAAAAACTCTATTTTTTTGAAGATGAATTATTAGAGTGGATTTCCCAAGGAAAAAAGAAAACCTTACAAGAAATTCAATCTGAAGCCGACGCCAATTTCAAGAAAAATTTCAGGAAATCGAATGGTGAGTTTAATCAAAATTCACAACGATGA
- a CDS encoding primase-helicase family protein, producing the protein MSQKIPYIRVGTTYYKIIEKPLISGDTTTVLVRWNRETIISDHGKAFLSSIPKYDGFCCIPEHLDYQQIVRGFYNIYNEIPFSPSSENENFKNEVPFSLNFVKHIFGEQFELGLDYLKILLQYPTQILPILCLVSKERATGKSTFIKWLKEIFGLNMTYIKGDSFGSQFNSDWAAMLVVAIDEVFFDKKEITERLKYLSTTNKDKLEAKGKDREEIDFFAKFILCSNNEENFIQIDENEIRFWILKINPIKVENTEFLDNLISEIPHFLRFLIERPFSTEKKTRMWFSADEIRTKALQKLVFKNNNKLESKMIELLYEFFESNNDEEINVVPQDILNMMNRMFRPTYWTRNDIRNILKEMWKLNPQNNGLTYIRYDIDFAGTFYQNNSVGRFFTVKKDFILQKYVETLN; encoded by the coding sequence ATGAGCCAAAAAATCCCCTACATCCGAGTCGGCACAACCTATTACAAAATAATAGAAAAACCATTAATCTCTGGCGACACAACCACAGTTTTGGTTCGTTGGAATCGCGAAACAATCATTAGTGACCACGGCAAAGCTTTTCTTTCCTCGATTCCAAAATATGATGGTTTTTGTTGTATTCCGGAACATTTAGATTATCAACAAATCGTTAGAGGTTTCTATAATATTTACAATGAAATCCCATTTTCGCCTTCATCTGAAAACGAAAATTTCAAAAATGAAGTTCCTTTTTCTCTGAATTTTGTGAAGCATATTTTCGGCGAACAGTTCGAATTGGGTTTAGATTATTTGAAAATTCTATTGCAGTATCCCACCCAAATTTTACCGATTCTTTGTTTGGTAAGCAAAGAAAGAGCAACGGGAAAATCAACGTTCATCAAATGGTTGAAAGAAATTTTCGGGTTAAATATGACTTACATTAAAGGAGATTCATTCGGAAGTCAATTTAATTCTGATTGGGCAGCAATGTTGGTTGTGGCGATTGATGAAGTGTTTTTTGATAAAAAAGAGATTACAGAAAGATTAAAATATCTATCGACCACCAACAAAGACAAGTTGGAAGCCAAAGGAAAAGACCGAGAAGAAATTGATTTTTTCGCCAAGTTTATTTTGTGTTCCAATAACGAAGAAAATTTTATTCAAATTGATGAAAACGAAATTCGGTTTTGGATTCTAAAAATAAATCCGATAAAAGTTGAAAATACAGAGTTTCTCGACAATCTCATTTCAGAAATCCCTCATTTTCTTCGGTTTTTAATCGAGAGACCTTTTTCAACAGAAAAGAAAACAAGAATGTGGTTTTCTGCCGATGAAATCAGGACAAAAGCACTCCAAAAACTGGTTTTCAAGAATAACAATAAGCTAGAATCTAAAATGATTGAGTTGCTGTACGAGTTTTTTGAAAGTAACAACGATGAAGAAATCAATGTCGTCCCGCAAGATATTCTCAATATGATGAACAGGATGTTTCGACCAACTTATTGGACGAGAAACGATATTCGAAATATTTTAAAGGAAATGTGGAAACTAAATCCCCAAAATAACGGCTTAACCTACATTAGATACGACATTGATTTTGCAGGAACATTCTATCAAAACAATTCCGTTGGGCGATTTTTCACCGTTAAAAAAGATTTCATTCTTCAAAAATATGTTGAAACGTTGAATTAA
- a CDS encoding toprim domain-containing protein yields the protein MNCKQFNSIKLEEVLQILGHLPTKQTEKEAWFLNPFAKENHASFKINKNLNYWYLHSEGIGGNNVNFMKKYLNASVKEVLEWAENQSFSSFQQQKTSNSKLENLSKNYEIIEIKNVQHPALLEYLKERNVENQTQFLNEIHYRMNDKNYFGIGFKNDSGGYEIRNRYSKICLGKKDVSTIRNSSNSVRIFEGFFDFLSFKNVESFLEKEPSNYIILNSVSMIHNIKNSLGNYENIELYFDNDEAGNRAVEMIENENKNVEDCRILYSGFKDLNDWLSRNNPKNELKIQFNSTFKR from the coding sequence ATGAATTGCAAACAATTTAACAGCATAAAGTTGGAAGAAGTCCTCCAAATTCTCGGACACCTTCCAACAAAACAAACAGAAAAAGAAGCGTGGTTTCTCAATCCATTTGCCAAAGAAAACCACGCCTCTTTTAAAATTAATAAAAACCTAAATTATTGGTATTTACACTCTGAAGGAATCGGTGGAAACAATGTCAATTTTATGAAAAAATATTTGAATGCTTCTGTAAAAGAAGTTTTAGAATGGGCAGAAAATCAGAGTTTTTCTTCTTTTCAACAGCAAAAAACTTCCAATAGTAAATTAGAAAATCTTTCTAAAAACTATGAAATCATTGAAATTAAAAATGTTCAGCATCCTGCACTTTTAGAATATTTAAAGGAAAGAAATGTTGAAAATCAAACTCAATTTTTAAATGAAATTCATTATCGAATGAATGACAAAAATTATTTCGGTATTGGATTTAAAAATGATTCTGGCGGTTATGAAATTCGCAATAGATATTCCAAAATTTGTTTGGGTAAAAAAGATGTTTCAACAATTAGAAACAGTTCAAATTCAGTTAGGATTTTCGAAGGTTTTTTTGATTTTCTTTCCTTTAAAAATGTAGAAAGTTTTTTAGAAAAAGAGCCTTCCAATTATATCATTTTGAATTCAGTTTCGATGATTCATAATATTAAAAATTCACTCGGAAATTATGAAAATATTGAGCTTTATTTTGATAATGATGAAGCCGGAAATAGGGCAGTTGAAATGATTGAAAATGAAAACAAAAATGTAGAAGATTGTCGGATTTTGTATTCAGGTTTTAAAGATTTGAATGATTGGTTGAGTCGTAATAACCCAAAGAATGAACTTAAAATTCAGTTTAACTCAACATTTAAAAGATGA
- a CDS encoding cyclic nucleotide-binding domain-containing protein, which translates to MKNIYFFSGTLFRKIFELNSNNKVGSNTIAVFTFILYKCEELKKEIVLSDYEIARELGLSRQTVITAKNKLKQLGILDYHRNPGFPNRFVLNENELPKEIPKTVEIKEISVEELYRIPEPKIIANSLSSRYPTLQQFMSFSKTLPNYSEKLDDVLIHKFYQWDQADWKNTIGKPILNWKSVLEKNMVMFELHHSLENNSALKIPNIKRPKVD; encoded by the coding sequence ATGAAAAATATTTATTTTTTTTCGGGAACTTTATTTCGAAAAATTTTTGAATTAAATTCTAATAACAAAGTTGGCTCAAATACAATTGCTGTTTTTACATTTATACTCTACAAATGCGAAGAACTTAAAAAGGAAATTGTATTGTCGGATTACGAGATTGCAAGAGAACTTGGACTTTCCAGACAAACGGTAATTACAGCGAAAAATAAACTAAAACAATTGGGGATTTTAGATTATCACAGAAATCCTGGTTTCCCGAATCGTTTCGTTTTGAATGAAAATGAATTACCCAAAGAAATTCCGAAAACAGTTGAGATAAAAGAAATTTCGGTTGAAGAATTATATCGAATTCCAGAACCAAAAATTATTGCAAATAGTTTATCTTCTCGATATCCGACATTACAACAGTTTATGAGTTTTTCCAAAACGTTACCAAATTATTCCGAAAAATTAGATGACGTATTGATTCACAAATTTTATCAATGGGATCAAGCGGATTGGAAAAATACAATCGGAAAACCCATATTAAATTGGAAGTCTGTTCTAGAAAAAAATATGGTAATGTTTGAATTGCATCATTCCTTGGAAAATAATTCTGCACTGAAAATTCCAAATATCAAAAGGCCGAAAGTAGACTAA
- a CDS encoding ATP-binding protein, which translates to MDAKVNFNVLESIEKIYQFSKDSKLQQPLFEAAEKEIKLLAKHLQLNDIETVLFANAFVLWFENSCFSEVFEYLGLSKFQVLKYRESIEILYSRNLLMNKNSRKKQITKYELSQNIINKISKNHFIPIIQVEELIDEKNNLVDLLEEFDEMSSQLDSKSISHYDFTEYLYTLCIENLEMPIFREIKNYNLNPFETYFFLDMIWDAICCGHNDFNTNIQSTVDDFFSTKSNALYFQKMIINEETKLSKCQLMELSKENFKDNKKAKLSKKVIDFLRENEGLNINEISGGNSKLIKAKDISAKKLFYNPEENSQLAQISSILLDGKFKEMQQRLKEKSMPIGITAILHGVPGTGKTESVYQLAKKSGRNIFKVDISETKSMWFGESQKLVKKIFTEYEEMKRSEELCPILLFNEADAIIGKRKSAGSSNVADTENAIQNIILEEMENFDGILFATTNLVENMDAAFERRFLFKVKFEQPSLENSAKIWKEKLPILSSKESRTLAEKFQFSGGEMENIARKCAMQEIMQGDILNFTDIEGLCKNEKWSGEEKRKIGF; encoded by the coding sequence ATGGATGCAAAAGTGAATTTCAATGTGTTGGAATCAATCGAAAAAATTTATCAATTTTCGAAAGACAGTAAACTACAACAGCCACTTTTCGAAGCAGCAGAAAAGGAAATTAAATTGCTAGCAAAACATTTACAGCTCAATGATATCGAGACCGTTTTATTTGCAAACGCCTTCGTTCTCTGGTTTGAAAACAGCTGTTTCTCGGAAGTGTTCGAATATTTGGGTTTAAGCAAGTTTCAGGTTTTAAAATATCGAGAATCCATAGAAATACTTTACAGTCGAAATCTTTTGATGAATAAAAACAGCCGCAAAAAGCAGATCACAAAGTATGAACTTTCTCAAAATATCATCAACAAAATTTCAAAAAATCACTTTATTCCCATCATACAAGTTGAGGAGTTGATTGACGAAAAAAATAACTTGGTAGATCTGCTCGAAGAATTTGATGAAATGAGCAGCCAGCTCGATTCAAAATCCATCAGTCATTATGATTTCACGGAATATCTTTATACACTTTGCATTGAGAATTTAGAAATGCCCATCTTTCGTGAAATTAAAAATTATAACCTTAACCCTTTCGAAACTTATTTTTTTTTAGATATGATATGGGATGCGATTTGTTGCGGCCACAATGATTTTAACACCAATATTCAATCAACGGTGGATGATTTTTTTTCAACGAAAAGCAATGCCTTATATTTCCAAAAAATGATTATTAACGAAGAAACTAAGCTTTCAAAATGTCAATTAATGGAACTTTCAAAGGAGAATTTTAAGGATAACAAGAAGGCGAAATTATCTAAAAAAGTGATTGACTTTCTACGTGAAAACGAAGGTTTGAACATCAACGAAATTTCTGGGGGAAATTCGAAACTCATCAAAGCAAAAGATATTTCGGCAAAAAAATTATTTTATAATCCCGAAGAAAATTCTCAATTAGCACAAATTTCCAGTATTTTATTGGATGGAAAATTCAAAGAAATGCAGCAACGATTAAAAGAGAAATCAATGCCAATAGGAATTACCGCCATTCTTCACGGAGTTCCCGGAACTGGAAAAACCGAAAGTGTTTATCAATTGGCGAAAAAATCGGGTAGAAATATTTTTAAAGTTGATATTTCTGAAACCAAAAGCATGTGGTTTGGAGAAAGTCAGAAATTGGTCAAGAAAATTTTTACAGAATATGAAGAGATGAAACGCAGCGAAGAACTTTGTCCTATTTTGTTATTCAATGAAGCCGACGCCATCATCGGCAAACGCAAATCTGCAGGAAGTTCAAATGTTGCCGACACCGAAAACGCCATTCAAAACATAATCCTGGAAGAAATGGAAAATTTCGACGGAATTCTTTTCGCTACCACAAACCTTGTCGAAAATATGGATGCTGCTTTTGAGCGCAGATTTTTATTTAAAGTAAAATTCGAGCAACCATCTCTAGAAAACTCTGCTAAAATTTGGAAAGAAAAATTGCCGATTCTCTCTTCAAAAGAAAGTAGAACTCTCGCCGAAAAATTTCAATTCTCAGGTGGCGAAATGGAAAATATCGCACGAAAATGTGCGATGCAGGAAATTATGCAAGGAGATATTTTGAATTTTACAGACATCGAAGGTTTGTGCAAAAATGAGAAATGGAGTGGAGAAGAGAAACGCAAAATTGGATTCTAA